Genomic window (Kwoniella botswanensis chromosome 1, complete sequence):
TGATCACTTTTTAACTCTTGAAACGAAAGCGATCTATCCTCAGAAATTAAACATGAAGGGAGAATTAGTTCACGATACAAGAAGTTGTTGATTATTTCACCGTTGAAGGTCGTTGGCACAAATGCAGTCAATTGGTTAATAAAGTGACATGTTCCCGAACAGAAACCAAAAGGTATAGAATCGAAATCAGCCAATTCGCATATTCGagacatcctcttctaccatTTTCTGGATGATGGCAACGAGGCTGGCTGGTTTGCAAGTTGATTGAAGCTCATTCTCAGATAGTAATTAAATTTGATTTCAATTCCATGCATTTTTGTTATTTTCCGGCAACTTATCACCCCCCTTATCCCATAGGAAAATgctttcctctcctttctatAATCGTGAAACCCACACCCACACACACAAAGATATAATTAATGATATTACTTTTAATATACTAGATCAAATCTAAGCGGTGAAGTCAGCAACGTGGGCATCGATGACCTTGgccatctcttcttcgatctccttggTCAAAACACCACCGGAGAGTTTCTCGAGGAGAGCGGCGTGTTGAGATTTGAGGAGTTCGGTGCTgtttgatccatcaacccatcagcTACAGAACCTTACAGAGATGCCGATATTTCATTATACTCACAAAGATTTCTCCCAAGCACCAATCTTGTCAACAGGGACTTTATCGAGTTTACCGTTAACACCAGCGTAGATCAAAGGAGCCATGATTTCGGTAGGCATGCTACATAAACAAAAGATGTATCAGTACATGATAACAAGTTTCTAACTAAAGACACTTACGGTTGGTATTGAGGTTGTTTGAGGAGTTCAGTGAGACGAGCACCTCTGTTAAGGAGGTATCGGGTAGAAGCATCCAAATCGGAACCGAATTGAGCGAAAGCAGCGACTTCTCGGTATTGGGCAAGGTACAATTTAAGAGAACCGGCGACGGATTTCATCAATTTGGTTTGAGCGGCGGAACCTACTCGAGATACGGAAAGACCGACGTTGATAGCTGGTCGAACACCCTTGAAGAACAATTCAGCTTCCAAGAAGATTTGTCCATCGGTAATGGAGATAACGTTGGTAGGGATATAAGCGGACACATCACCACCTTGGGTTTCAATGATGGGGAGGGCAGTGAGGGAACCAGATCCGTAATCGGCGTTGAGCTTGGCGGCTCTCTCCAAAAGTCTGGAGTGCAAGTAGAAGACATCACCGGGGTAAGCTTCTCGTCCGGGAGGTCGTCTAAGAAGCAAAGACATTTGTCGATAGGCGACGGCTTGTTTGGACAAATCATcgtagatgatcaaagcgtGTCTACCGTTGTCTCTGAACCATTCACCCATGGCACAACCAGAGAAAGGAGCAAGGTACTGAAGAGGAGCGGCTTCGGAAGCGGTGGCAGCGACGATGATGGAGTACTTCAAGGCATCGTTTTGTTCAAGGGTTTGAACGAGCTGAGCAACGGTGGATCGTTTTTGACCAACGGCAACGTAGACACAGTAGAGCTTCTTGGATTCATCGGCACCGTCGTTCCACTTCTTTTGGTTGAGGATGGTGTCAATAGCGACGGCGGATTTACCGGTTTGTCTGTCACCGATGATAAGTTCTCGTTGTCCTCGACCGATCTGGGTAGACAACAAAGGTCAGCAACAAAAAAGATGCATGAGAAAGCAGATCGAAAACTCACAGGTACCAAGGAGTCAACTGATTTGAGACCAGTTTGCATAGGTTCGTGAACGGATCGTCGGGGCAAGATACCAGGAGCCTTCAATTGAGCTTGGGTTCTACCGTCGGCCTTGATAGGACCTTTACCGTCGATGGGGTTACCGAGGGCATCGACGACTCGACCCAAGAGACCAGGTCCTACGGGGACATCCACGATCTGACCGGTTCTCTTGACGGTATCACCTTCCTTGATCAATCTGTCGTTACCGAAGATGGTTACACCGACGTTGTCGGCTTCCAAGTTCAAACACATTCCTCGGACACCTGAAGAGAATTCAACCATTTCTTCGGCTTGAACGTTTCTCAAACCGTAAACTCTCGCGATACCATCACCGATGGTCAAGACTCGTCCGGTCTCTTGGACATCACCACCGACGGAAGCACCGGCGATTCGGCCCtcgaggatggaagagactTCAGA
Coding sequences:
- a CDS encoding ATP synthase subunit alpha, mitochondrial is translated as MRAAFRNTLRGAVASSARTRAAPLAARTYATAKPAASEVSSILEGRIAGASVGGDVQETGRVLTIGDGIARVYGLRNVQAEEMVEFSSGVRGMCLNLEADNVGVTIFGNDRLIKEGDTVKRTGQIVDVPVGPGLLGRVVDALGNPIDGKGPIKADGRTQAQLKAPGILPRRSVHEPMQTGLKSVDSLVPIGRGQRELIIGDRQTGKSAVAIDTILNQKKWNDGADESKKLYCVYVAVGQKRSTVAQLVQTLEQNDALKYSIIVAATASEAAPLQYLAPFSGCAMGEWFRDNGRHALIIYDDLSKQAVAYRQMSLLLRRPPGREAYPGDVFYLHSRLLERAAKLNADYGSGSLTALPIIETQGGDVSAYIPTNVISITDGQIFLEAELFFKGVRPAINVGLSVSRVGSAAQTKLMKSVAGSLKLYLAQYREVAAFAQFGSDLDASTRYLLNRGARLTELLKQPQYQPMPTEIMAPLIYAGVNGKLDKVPVDKIGAWEKSFTELLKSQHAALLEKLSGGVLTKEIEEEMAKVIDAHVADFTA